The sequence CGCTCCGCCTATACCCCAAAGGCCGACCAAGACGACGACGACGCCAATTGTGATCAGGATGTCGTGAAAGCCTCTGAGGAAACGTGGTTGCTCGCTCTCTAAGGCCGCTTGCGCATCAGCGGGCTTGCCGTTAGATGCGTCACGCGCGACCTTGAGCACCCGAGCGCCAATGCCGCGATCGGAAAGATGCGCTTCGAGATCATTTATCTGATCCGGAGAAATAATTCCCCTCTCGGCAGCCGCGGTGAGCGCCCTGTTTAGCTCGGTCACGTTATATTCCTCGACAATGGACGGACGGGCACAACCCCTAGTAAGCTGATTGCATGAACGATCGACACGCGCAACCCTGGAAACTCTGCCGGGCTGAACCAAGCCTAGGCAACGGCGGCAAGGCACAACGAGGATAGTGGACATGCTCTATTTCGAGGATTTCACGCCAGGACGGCGCTTCGATTATCGACCGCTCCTGATGCAGGCTGCCGACATGATCACCTTCGCCAGCGAATTCGATCCGCAGCCGATGCATCTCGATGAGGAGGCCGGCAAACGCAGTATACTCGGCGGCCTCTCCGCCTCTGGCTGGCACACAAGCGCCGTCGGCATGCGGATGATGATCGACGCCTTTCTTGGCAACTCGTCCTCGCAGGGCTCGCCCGGCATCGACTTCATGGATTGGAAGAAGCCGGTGCTTGCAGGTGATGTCCTCGGAGGCTTCAGCATCGTGCTGGCGGCGCGCCAGTCCAAATCCAAGCCCGACATCGGCATCGTCAAATTCCGAAACGAGATCAGCAATCAGAGCGGCGAGCCCATGGCAATTTCGGAATGCTCGGTGCTCTTCCGAAGCCGCCAGAATGAGCCGCAGCAATGATGACGCTGGAAGAGCTCTGTACAACCGGCCGGAGGATTATTATCGGCAGCCTGACCTTCGCGGCTGAGGATATCGTCCGCTTCGCCCGCGATTTCGATCCGCAGCCGTTCCACCTTGATGAGGAGGAGGCCAGGCGCTCGCTCTTCGGCGGTCTTTGCGCCTCCGGCTGGCACACGAGCGCCGGTTGGATGCAGTGCTTCGTGCGGTTCTGGGACGATGAGATACGCCGGCTGGCGGCCGAGGGGCTGCAGGCGCCAAAGCTTGGCCCGTCCCCAGGCTTCCGGGATCTCAAATGGCTGAAGCCGGTCTACGCTGGCGACACCGTGACTTACGCCGTCACCTTTATCGAAGCTCGCGCCCTCGCCTCCAGACCTGGCTGGCGGATCAACACAATCTTTTGCGAGGGCGAGAACCAGCACGGCGAAACGGTCATCCGTTTCGAAAGCAGGGTGATCGAGTTCACCTGAGCGGGCGCCGCCGGGGTGGAATGCCGGATCCGCTCCCCCGCTCCCCGACGCTACTGCGCGCCGGCCGGCGGCAGTGCGCAAATAAGCTCCCGCGCTGCAACTCCAGCACTCAATCTATACAGATTTTGACCGATCGGTTCTAAACTCTTGACCGAGGAACAATGAGAGAGTATCAGATTTTAAACGATCGGTACAAAAATGGAAAAGGTTGATGGAGTTCGAGGGCAAGGTTGCACTGGTGACAGGAGGGACGCGCGGCATCGGCGCTGCCATCGTTCGGCATTTGGCCGAACGCGGAGCCGACGTCGCATTCACCTATGCACGTTCGCAGGAAAAAGCGTCGGCGCTCGTCAACCACGTTGAGGCGCTGGGACGACGGGCGCTGGCAATAAAGGCGGATAGTGGCAGCCCGCACGAGATTGGTGCCGCAGTCGATCGCGTGCCGGCCGAACTGGGTCGCCTCGATATCCTCGTCAACAATGCCGGCATATTCCCCTCAGGGCCTTTTTGGGACGTCTCATTGGAAGAGATCGACCGGACGCTGGCGATCCACGTCCGAGGCGTTTTCGTCGCCTGCCAGGCGGCACTTGCCCATATGACCAGCGGCGGCCGGATTATCTCCATCGGCTCATGCTTTGCTCAGCGGGTGCCCTATGGCGGTGTTACGCTTTATTCGATGAGCAAGTCGGCGCTTGTCGGCCTGACCAAGGGGTTGGCTCGAGAAGTCGGCGAACGGGGCATAACGGTCAACGTCGTCGATCCGGGCTCGACGGACACGGACATGAATCCGGCCGACGGACCGGCGGTTGCGGCCGAACTAGAACTGATGGCGATTAAACATTACGCGCAGCCCGCGGACATCGCGGCCACGGTCGGGCCATCTCGCAAGCGCCAACGGCCGTTTCATCACCGGTGCGTCGATTGCGATCGACGGCGGCTTCACAGCTTGACCGGGTAGTGCGGGACCGCCATGGCATGGGTTTTGCTGATAATCGCCGGATTGCTCGAAATTGCTTGGGCGCTCGCGCTCAAGCAGGCGGACGGTTTGACCAAGTTCTGGCCGAGCGTCATAGGCATAGGCATCGCGATGACCAGCCTCGTGCTGCTGGCGTTCGCGCTGAAACATCTGTCAGTCGGAACCGCTTACGCAGTTTGGGTCGGGATAGGGGTGTTCGGTGTCGCAGCCTTCGGTATGATGTTCCTTCACGAACAGATCTCGGCGATGCGTATCCTCTTTCTGGTGCTGATCGGCATCGGCGTTGCCGGTCTCAGAGCAATTGAAGCATGACGGCGATCGAAGCAAAGAAGAAAAAGGCCTCTTCAACAGTAGGGCGACCGCGGACCTTCGATCGCGACTCGGCACTTATGGAAGCCATGCGAGTCTTCTGGAGCCGAGGTTACGAGGGAACGTCGATCCAGGATCTTGTTGAAGCAATGGGCGTCAACAAGCCGAGCCTCTACGCGACGTTCGGCTGCAAGGAGGAACTCTTCCGTGAAGCGGTCGAGCTTTACGAACGAACCGAGGGTCTCCACGTCACCCGCAGTCTGGAGCGCGCCACAAGTGCCCGTGCGGCCGTCGAGGAGATGTTGCGCACAAACGCAGTCGCCTATACCGACGCGGCCAAACCGCGAGGCTGCATGATCGTGCTCTCGTCGCTTCTGGGTGCACCGGAGAACGAGGAGGTCAGACGCTTTCTTGCGGAAAACCGTCTGAACGGCGAGCGCAGCCTGAAGCAGAGGCTTCAACGAGGGATTGCCGAAGGAGATCTTCCTCCGTCCGCAGACGTGGACAGGCTTGCCGCCTTCTACACCACAGTGCTCGAAGGCTTGTCGATCCAGGCTCGCGATGGTGCATCGCCGGAGAAGCTTTCTTCCATCATCGACGCAGCGATGCTCGCGTGGCCACAAAGCTGATGGTTGCCTGAACGGGTCCGAGAATGATCCGGCTAGTGCCCCTCGAACTCGATTAGCGTACGGACGTCTACTCCAAGCGCCTCGAGCTTCTTGCGCCCGCCGAGTTCAGGCAGATCGATGATGAAGCACGCGGCCACGATGTCCGCGCCCATCTGCTTCAGAAGCTTGGCCGCACCCTCGGCGGTGCCGCCGGTGGCGATCAGGTCATCGACGAGGATCACCTTCTCGCCAGGCACGATCGCGTCCTTGTGCATCTCCATCTCGTCCACGCCGTATTCGAGGCTGTAGGCGATCCGCACCGTGTCGTGCGGCAGCTTGCCTTTCTTGCGGATCGGCACGAAACCGGCCGAAAGCTGATGCGCAATCGCGCCGCCCAAAATGAAGCCGCGCGCCTCGATGCCGGCGATCTTGTCGATCTTGGTCCCGGCATAGGGGTGCACGAGCTCATCGATTGCACGACGGAAGGCTCTTGGATTGCCGAGCAAGGTCGTGATGTCGCGAAACATGACGCCCGGCTTCGGATAGTCCGGAATGCTCCGAATGGCGGCAATCAGTTCCGATTGTACGGTCGCGGTCATGGTTCGGAAACGGCCTTTGCGAGTCTTGAAGTTGGCAAAGCCATAGCATCAACAAACCGCTTCTTTATAGAAATTTCTTTGCCAAAATTAGGGACCGGAACAATTTGGCCGAACCGCAGGTTGATGCTACGCTTTCGGCCGGCAGGTCACAGCCTGACGGCGGTTCTGCCCTATGCAAGGCGAGCGGGGGGAGGTTTTTTCGCCACATCCCGCTCCAACTTCCTGCTGCATGTTTCCTTCAATCGGAGCCGATTTAAGGATAAAAACATGCAGCGTTTCAAAGTGCTGCAGCGATCTTTGCGCGTCTGGCGAGACGCGCGGCGCTGGAAAATCGATCACGTTCAGATTTCGGCTCGAACCGACCCAAAATCATCGTGATCCGAAGGAAGGAGGAACACCATGCGCTTATTCGAATGCGGTTCGCTCGTCCCGGGTTGCCCTTGGCACACCCGCGCCGACAATGACGCGGAAATCGTTCGGCGGGCCGTCGAACACATGCGCGAAACCCACGGCGAGACGATCATTCGCGAAAATATGGTGGACAACATCAAGGCGCGGATCGTCGACGAGACTCAGGCCGCATGACGTCGGGAGCGCCAAGGCGCAATGCGGCATATGCGATCAGCCGGCACGCGCCATGGATTCGAGCCGGGCGACAAGCGTCGCCCGGTCGACATTGAAATTGCGCTCGATCCAAAAATTTTCGAGTTCCGCCAACAACTCGCCGACCTTCGGTCCCGCCGCGACACCCGCCTTCAGGACATCGGCCCCACCGAGTGGAAATACCGGGCGGCGCCATTTTTCCGCGCGCGCCAGTAGCCGCTGAAACGCCGCTGTTTCGGCGAGGAAGGCCGGATCGTTTTCCGACTTGCGACGGGCGGAGGCGAGCGAAAGCCTGATGCGGACGATGATCCCATCAGTGCCGTGCCGGTAAAGCAGGCGGTCGAGCGCCGCGTCCGCGAGGGTTGAGGCGATCTCCGGGGCATTGGCGAACCGGCCGAAATAGGTGCCCTCCGCTTTCGACAGGCGCAACCGGGCTGCCATCGCCTCGAGCCGCTCGGCATCCGGAGGAACGATTGCCGCGAGCCTTAGCAACGGGTCGGGCTCCCACGAAAAGATCCTCTCCGCGGTCACTAGGCCCGGAATGGCGTCTATGCCCCATTTCTCGGTCTCGGGCAGGATTTCGCTGAGCACGCCGGCCTGGCGCATCCAGAGAAGCGCACGGCCGGGATCGGCGGCGGACAGCAACTTCTTCGTCTCGCCCCAGACGCGTTCGGCGGAAAGCGTCGAGAGCTTGGCGCGCGCCTGCGCGCAGGCTCTCAGTCCCTCGGCATCGGGACGGCCATGGCCGTAATGGGCGAAAAACCGGAAGAAGCGGAGGACACGCAGATAGTCCTCGGCGACGCGCTCGGCGGCATTGCCGATAAAACGAACGGTTCGCGTCTCGACGTCCGCGAGGCCGCCGACATAATCGAAGACCTCTCCGTCGCGGGCCGCATAGAGCGCGTTGATCGTGAAGTCACGCCGCTCCGCGTCCGCTTTCCAGTCGGTGCCGAAGGCCACTTCCGCGCGGCGCCCGTCCGTCGCCACGTCGCGGCGCAGCGTCGTCACCTCGTAAGGAGTGCCGTCAACGACGAGCGTGATCGTACCGTGGTCGAACCCGGTCGGAACCGACTTGATGCCGGCCGCCTTTGCGCGCGCTGCCACCTCCTCGGGTCGCCAGGTGGTCGCCAAATCGACGTCGCTGACAGGCAAGCCGAGAAGGCTATTG is a genomic window of Sinorhizobium numidicum containing:
- a CDS encoding DUF1059 domain-containing protein gives rise to the protein MRLFECGSLVPGCPWHTRADNDAEIVRRAVEHMRETHGETIIRENMVDNIKARIVDETQAA
- a CDS encoding DMT family transporter, yielding MAWVLLIIAGLLEIAWALALKQADGLTKFWPSVIGIGIAMTSLVLLAFALKHLSVGTAYAVWVGIGVFGVAAFGMMFLHEQISAMRILFLVLIGIGVAGLRAIEA
- a CDS encoding CCA tRNA nucleotidyltransferase; this translates as MTSVAAEPWFEVASLRRVFELLNVDGGEVRVVGGAIRNSLLGLPVSDVDLATTWRPEEVAARAKAAGIKSVPTGFDHGTITLVVDGTPYEVTTLRRDVATDGRRAEVAFGTDWKADAERRDFTINALYAARDGEVFDYVGGLADVETRTVRFIGNAAERVAEDYLRVLRFFRFFAHYGHGRPDAEGLRACAQARAKLSTLSAERVWGETKKLLSAADPGRALLWMRQAGVLSEILPETEKWGIDAIPGLVTAERIFSWEPDPLLRLAAIVPPDAERLEAMAARLRLSKAEGTYFGRFANAPEIASTLADAALDRLLYRHGTDGIIVRIRLSLASARRKSENDPAFLAETAAFQRLLARAEKWRRPVFPLGGADVLKAGVAAGPKVGELLAELENFWIERNFNVDRATLVARLESMARAG
- a CDS encoding TetR/AcrR family transcriptional regulator; amino-acid sequence: MTAIEAKKKKASSTVGRPRTFDRDSALMEAMRVFWSRGYEGTSIQDLVEAMGVNKPSLYATFGCKEELFREAVELYERTEGLHVTRSLERATSARAAVEEMLRTNAVAYTDAAKPRGCMIVLSSLLGAPENEEVRRFLAENRLNGERSLKQRLQRGIAEGDLPPSADVDRLAAFYTTVLEGLSIQARDGASPEKLSSIIDAAMLAWPQS
- a CDS encoding adenine phosphoribosyltransferase; this translates as MTATVQSELIAAIRSIPDYPKPGVMFRDITTLLGNPRAFRRAIDELVHPYAGTKIDKIAGIEARGFILGGAIAHQLSAGFVPIRKKGKLPHDTVRIAYSLEYGVDEMEMHKDAIVPGEKVILVDDLIATGGTAEGAAKLLKQMGADIVAACFIIDLPELGGRKKLEALGVDVRTLIEFEGH
- a CDS encoding MaoC family dehydratase produces the protein MMTLEELCTTGRRIIIGSLTFAAEDIVRFARDFDPQPFHLDEEEARRSLFGGLCASGWHTSAGWMQCFVRFWDDEIRRLAAEGLQAPKLGPSPGFRDLKWLKPVYAGDTVTYAVTFIEARALASRPGWRINTIFCEGENQHGETVIRFESRVIEFT
- a CDS encoding MaoC family dehydratase; this translates as MLYFEDFTPGRRFDYRPLLMQAADMITFASEFDPQPMHLDEEAGKRSILGGLSASGWHTSAVGMRMMIDAFLGNSSSQGSPGIDFMDWKKPVLAGDVLGGFSIVLAARQSKSKPDIGIVKFRNEISNQSGEPMAISECSVLFRSRQNEPQQ